From the genome of bacterium:
TATTAGCCGGAATAGAAACAGATGAGCGTCTAATTTGAGAAACTAAAGCAAACCTCTCATTATCAGGAAATTGAACAGTAATTTTGTATATCTCTAAAACTAATTGATGTGCCTTCTGCCATACCTTCAAATCACAAAAATTCTTCATCTTTTTAAC
Proteins encoded in this window:
- a CDS encoding four helix bundle protein, translating into MKNFCDLKVWQKAHQLVLEIYKITVQFPDNERFALVSQIRRSSVSIPAN